The nucleotide window CTTGGGGGATATACTTCTGTATGCAGGGGGTAATGTCGCTGCATCGCTCGAACTCGATCGCAATTGGCCGGAGATCGAGCAACGCTTTCGCGATATGGGCTTCAACCGTGTATACCGTAATACAGTAACGGTGGCGGAAGTAATTGCTGCGCTAAAAGCGGATCTGAGGATCCAAGATTGAGGACTGGAAACGGTTAGGTCCGAGATGGATATCCGGATTCTAATTGACTTAGGTAGCACCTACACCAAGGTGCTCGCTGTTGATCTTGATCAAGAAGTGTTGGTCGGCAGGGCACAGGCGCTGACCACGGTAGCGACGGATATTTCGATCGGGCTCAGTGAAGCCTATTTTACATTGATCGCAGAATGCGGTATCGACGAGAAGGATATTCGAGGTCGATATGCTTCCAGCAGCGCTGCCGGTGGACTGCGAATGGCTGCCATCGGGCTTGTGCCATCGCTCACGCTCGAAGCTGCTCGCCGAGCAGCACTGGGGGCTGGCGCCAAGGTTGTCAGCGCCTACGGATTCAAGATCTATTCAGACATCGTGCTTGAACTTGAAGAAGCCTCTTGCGACATCATCCTTTTGACCGGAGGAACCGATGGCGGTGACACAGAGGTGATCTTACACAATGCGCGCATGTTAGCCGATTCGAGACTAAGCTGTCCAATTCTTGTAGCCGGTAATCGCGTCGCTTCCGAACAGGTCAAATCAATTCTGCAGGGAAAGGGTAAGACTGTCGCTGTTACGCAAAATGTCCTTCCGAGCCTGGAAGCAGTTGAAGTCGGTCCCGTGCAGGCGTTGATCCGTGACATCTTCATAGCACAGATTACCGATGCGAAAGGATTGACAAGCGCGCGTGAATTCATTCACAACGAGATCGTACCAACACCTAAGGCGACCCTGCAGGCAGCAGCCCTACTCGCTGACGGAACCTCAGAAGAGCGGGGTATCGGTACCTTAGCTATCGTCGAAGTAGGTGGTGCGACCACGAACATTCATTCAGTATGCTCCGGCACGCCATCCGATCCACAGACACTCGTGCGCGGACTCCCCGAACCGCGCGTAAAACGAACTGTAGAGGGTGACCTGGGTATTCGGTACAATGCCCCGACCATATACGAGCTGATGGGTGAGGAACACGGTGAAACTAGGCTACGCGCCATTCATCGGTTTTCAAACGCTGATGCCATCGAATTAGAGGAGCATATTGCCGCCCTGTCAGCCGACGTCGGATATGTGCCGGAAGATACCCTGACGTTTGACGTCGACATTCTGCTTGCCGAATATGCGACGTCAGTCGCAATGCAACGCCACGCCGGTACACTGCGCGAAGAGTACAGCGTGGTTGGCAAGATAAAGGTGCAGACTGGCAAGAATCTCCTCGACATAGAAAACCTCATTGGCACTGGCGGAATTTTTAAGTACGGTCGACACCCTGAACGCATATTACAAGCCGCCCAATTCAGTCTCGACTCACCGTGGAGCTTAAAACCAAAAACACCCAAAACCTTTATCGACTGCGAATACTTTCTGTATGCAATTGGCTTGTTGGCTGAGCACTTTCCCACCAAGGCGTTACGTATCGCGAAAAAATATCTTCAACCCATCTCCATCGACTCATTCGTTGCCTGAGGTTACACAGACTACCTGCTGTGAGGTTGAGGCATCCACAAGCAGCGTGGATCATGTGTATTCACTGGTAGGACGGATTTTTTCAACCAGGAGAGTAAAGTGAAAGACAGCCCAGTCAACGCTGAACGAAAGACGCCGAGGGAAGCCCGATCAAAACCGAAGTTTCGTGGAGTGTCCACGCGTCGCCTCTTCGAAGAGGTTTGCGATCAAATTCGAGTCGAAGTAGCCGCGGGGAACTTGCGGCCTGGCGACAAATTGCCGCCCGAGCGTGAACTAGCAGAACATTTCGAGGTAAGCCGAGTCGTGATACGCGAGGCTCTCCGAAGCTTGGAGGTTAGCGGCATCGTTGCCCTCCGCAAAGGCGTCAAGGGTGGCGCTTTCATACAAGATGGCTACCCCGATCAACTCAGCCAATCGATTCGCGACCTATTTCATTTGGGCAGGCTATCACTTGGGAGTCTCACAGAAGCGAGGGTCTTGGTCATGCAAATGGTTGTTCCGCTGGCTTGCAAACGAGCCACGGAAGAGGACCTTGCCACCCTTGAGAGGAATGTCGAGGAAACGGCTACACTAGCCGAGGATCCCCTTCAATCAGGCCGGCTTGCACACAATCTTCAGTTCTACCAACTTGTTGCTGCCTGTACCCATAATAATACGCTGCGCGTAATCGTCGACCTCGTCACCGAGGTCGTGCTCCATGAACTTATGCACATCGACCCCGACCCATTAGCCGATCTGGCTAGGAGTCGACGTCGATTCTTCCGTCTTTTTCGTGCCCGCGATGTGGAGCGAGCGACCAAACAGATGGTCACACATCTGAAGAAACTACATCGTCACCTTAGTGCTTAGGGTTTCGAATTTGGCTATCGCGGGTAGGCTGAGGACATGGACAATCAGGGCACCGAAGCGGCATATCAGGCAGCGCTAAACGAAGGAAAGTTTATCATACAGCTATGTAGTAGCTGCCAACGCCATATATTCTATCCTCGTCAGATCTGCCCGCACTGCGGCACCTGGGGATTGAAATGGGTGGAGTCGTGCGGCACAGGGACCATTTACTCGACCACGACAGTGCGGCGCACATCTGATGCCGGAGGTGACCTAAACGTATCCTTAATCGACCTTGACGAAGGCGTGCGAATGATGAGTCGAGTTGAAGGAATCGCACCGCACCAGGTACGTATTGGTATGCGCGTCGTTGCCCGCGTGATGGATAAAGACGGGCGTGGACTAGTCATGTTCGAACCGCTGGATGCAGGGCCGTGAATGCATTGCGCGGCTCTACTGCAATCGTCGGTGTCGGCACTGCAGGTTGTGGCGAAGCGCCAGGGTACAGTGATATCGAGATTCTCGCAGAAGCGGCGGCTAGAGCCGTAGCGGACGCTGGATTGAGCCTGTGCGAGATTGACGGTCTGTGCACGGCCAATCTGAATTCTGCCATGTGGCCGCTTAATGTCTGCGAATACCTTGGGCTGCGGCCTCGCTTCGTAGAAGGAACAAACATCGGTGGCGCCGCCTTCGTTGCTCATCTGCTACCAGCCGCACTAGCCCTGAATGCGAGACTTTGCGACGCAGTCCTAGTCTGCTATGGGAGCACACAACGCACAAATACTCGCAGCCGTCGCAACAAATCACGAGCACGATCTGTGCTCGATCCGGCACCCTTCGAATCGCCGTATGAACCTTTTCTCCCCCCCTCGGCCTATGCGCTGATTACGGCGCGACACATGCACCAATACGGAACGACAAGGCGCCACCTCGCAGAGGTGGCAGTCGCAGCGAGGCGCTGGGCACAACTCAATCCGGAAGCTTTTTCGCGTGAATCACTGACTATCGAAGAAGTGCTGGCCTCACCGATGCTATTTGACCCACTGACGGCCCATGACTGCTGCCTAGTGACTGACGGCGCCGCCGCCTTTGTGATGGTACGAACCGACCGCGCGCGCGACCTTATCCACGCGCCAGTGCATGTTCTGGGGTGCGCATCTGCGGTCTGGCACCGCCAAGTGTCGGGTATGGAAGACCTGACTGTAACCCCGGCCTGCGACTCCGGCCCACGCGCATATGCCATGGCCGGGATTAGTCCAGCAGACGTCGACGTCGTACAGATTTACGACGCATTTACTATCAATACAATACTAGCGCTGGAGGATCTTGGCTTTTGCGCGAAGGGCGAAGGTGGGCCATTTGTCAGTGATGGAGCCATAGCACCGGGGGGACTGTTGCCGGTAAACACCAATGGCGGCGGACTGTCGTGTGTGCATCCTAACATGTACGGTGCCTTTGCCGTAATCGAGGCCGTGCAGCAATTGCGTGGTGCGTGTGGTGCACGTCAAGTTGAGGGTGCGACGGTGGCGCTGGTGCAGGGCAATGGGGGCGTCGCCGCATCATCTCAAGCGACTGCACTATTGGGCACCGCAACGGCGCTATAAGTCAGCGGTCCAGTCGAATAGGAAATCGCCAGCGGCATACAACCCCATGTGTGATTTCGGAACTCGACCAAGCCACGAAATGTTCCCCATGACTGTCGAGCGCGTCACCGGGTGGCGAGGTGCGACGAGCCGTCACGGATTCAACCGCTCACACACTTCTACCCAGAGCGCGGCGCTGCACGATCAGCTTGTGATCCAGATGGGCTGCACCCGTTGAGCAATCTGGCCACCACTCCTGCGCCATTTATCGGCAGATTGCTTGTTGCGACCACAGCGCTCGTAGTGATCGCTGAATGGAGCGACCTCGGCGTGTTCTGGCTTCTAGCCCGAGCCGGCATGCTAGGCTGCCTGATGCTATTAGCGCTCCGCGTAGGCTGGTCACACCGCCTGTTTCTAGCAATCGCTGGCGCTTTAACCGTCTGGGCGATCATGAACTTACCGGATTGGAACGACGTGATCTCG belongs to Pseudomonadota bacterium and includes:
- a CDS encoding MutL protein; its protein translation is MDIRILIDLGSTYTKVLAVDLDQEVLVGRAQALTTVATDISIGLSEAYFTLIAECGIDEKDIRGRYASSSAAGGLRMAAIGLVPSLTLEAARRAALGAGAKVVSAYGFKIYSDIVLELEEASCDIILLTGGTDGGDTEVILHNARMLADSRLSCPILVAGNRVASEQVKSILQGKGKTVAVTQNVLPSLEAVEVGPVQALIRDIFIAQITDAKGLTSAREFIHNEIVPTPKATLQAAALLADGTSEERGIGTLAIVEVGGATTNIHSVCSGTPSDPQTLVRGLPEPRVKRTVEGDLGIRYNAPTIYELMGEEHGETRLRAIHRFSNADAIELEEHIAALSADVGYVPEDTLTFDVDILLAEYATSVAMQRHAGTLREEYSVVGKIKVQTGKNLLDIENLIGTGGIFKYGRHPERILQAAQFSLDSPWSLKPKTPKTFIDCEYFLYAIGLLAEHFPTKALRIAKKYLQPISIDSFVA
- a CDS encoding FadR family transcriptional regulator; the encoded protein is MKDSPVNAERKTPREARSKPKFRGVSTRRLFEEVCDQIRVEVAAGNLRPGDKLPPERELAEHFEVSRVVIREALRSLEVSGIVALRKGVKGGAFIQDGYPDQLSQSIRDLFHLGRLSLGSLTEARVLVMQMVVPLACKRATEEDLATLERNVEETATLAEDPLQSGRLAHNLQFYQLVAACTHNNTLRVIVDLVTEVVLHELMHIDPDPLADLARSRRRFFRLFRARDVERATKQMVTHLKKLHRHLSA
- a CDS encoding DNA-binding protein, whose product is MDNQGTEAAYQAALNEGKFIIQLCSSCQRHIFYPRQICPHCGTWGLKWVESCGTGTIYSTTTVRRTSDAGGDLNVSLIDLDEGVRMMSRVEGIAPHQVRIGMRVVARVMDKDGRGLVMFEPLDAGP
- a CDS encoding thiolase produces the protein MRGSTAIVGVGTAGCGEAPGYSDIEILAEAAARAVADAGLSLCEIDGLCTANLNSAMWPLNVCEYLGLRPRFVEGTNIGGAAFVAHLLPAALALNARLCDAVLVCYGSTQRTNTRSRRNKSRARSVLDPAPFESPYEPFLPPSAYALITARHMHQYGTTRRHLAEVAVAARRWAQLNPEAFSRESLTIEEVLASPMLFDPLTAHDCCLVTDGAAAFVMVRTDRARDLIHAPVHVLGCASAVWHRQVSGMEDLTVTPACDSGPRAYAMAGISPADVDVVQIYDAFTINTILALEDLGFCAKGEGGPFVSDGAIAPGGLLPVNTNGGGLSCVHPNMYGAFAVIEAVQQLRGACGARQVEGATVALVQGNGGVAASSQATALLGTATAL